A portion of the Bombus terrestris chromosome 3, iyBomTerr1.2, whole genome shotgun sequence genome contains these proteins:
- the LOC100650827 gene encoding uncharacterized protein LOC100650827, which translates to MDNRPVNLFLQKIEENARKVFSSLPEDNGGNRSRQRNCTLVKIKEEETGDEIQEYAATAMSELLGWYGYDKVDSGYTKSLNLDHFTSISDAKNQALQTDQDIVSNKLRLKSPVVNTSDSIFEVSNVPLSYSNNNLMSVNRQLISSPLSLKPVSFGTTSKFPYESYSSSIYPDNVSCSWCGKIVQIFELERSNSFSYNMMDALGYFCSENCFAASRRAIFKQAKTCDWCRHIRNPISYVDLQDGKSQLQFCSNKCLNQYKMNIFCHETQTHLMLQGLNNVPFHDTEKSGLITPELWFRSCQSPLNSPAENTYLVDTHLTHGLSSPLCENRSIETEEIDNEKSVDPHKKWPGKINSVCTKKCTKSNNCNKHKKNFYTEINEHDKEQSLVNEKSKCCHSMINQTNCKENYLRKNNLNCKDFKQEYAMDTMNNSHSPKDSNTYLERNIHVKNIRNLQEKGYDTPTENILQSSSWFSNSTSPIMHHEIPSLSKSCINEPNQIRYQNQTNVFSRSSSVKQSNPTELFHSLPPTTLLPPVTVLVPYPLPIPIPIPIPIPVPISTAIFNKLVTDKEDSINIKDSNCKNVECKNSIENKYSVFDKPQIKTTNLSTAEDSQQVKLDKFSFSSSSLKTNTEINDTSHQLQQNKKLLRKRKRSNKIINHEHEKIQLKKRNNFIAT; encoded by the exons ATGGACAATAGACCAGTTAATTTATTTCtacaaaaaattgaagaaaacgcAAGAAAAGTATTTTCGTCATTGCCTGAAGATAATGGTGGCAATCGCTCACGCCAAAGAAATTGTACTCTGgttaaaattaaagaagaagaaactggTGATGAAATTCAG GAATATGCAGCAACTGCAATGAGTGAATTATTAGGATGGTATGGCTATGATAAAGTGGATAGTGGCTATACAAAAAGTTTAAACCTGGATCATTTTACATCTATATCTGATGCAAAAAACCAAGCACTTCAAACTGATCAAGATATTGTTTCAAACAAACTAAGATTAAAATCGCCAGTAGTGAATACATCTGATTCAATTTTTGAAGTTTCCAATGTACCACTGTCTTATTCTAATAACAACTTAATGTCTGTGAATAGACAATTAATTTCATCCCCCTTATCATTAAAACCAGTATCTTTTGGTACTACATCTAAATTTCCATATGAAAGTTATTCAAGTTCTATTTACCCag ATAATGTATCTTGTTCTTGGTGTGGTAAAatcgttcaaatatttgaattagaaagATCCAATTCCTTTTCTTATAATATGATGGATGCTTTAGGATACTTTTGTAGTGAAAATTGTTTCGCAGCTAGTAGAAGAGCAATTTTTAAACAAGCAAAAACATGTGACTGGTGCAGACATATACGAAATCCAATTAGTTACGTTGATCTTCAA GATGGTAAAAGTCAGCTTCAATTTTGTAGCAATAAATGTTTGAATCAGtacaaaatgaatattttttgcCATGAAACACAAACTCATTTAATGCTTCAAGGTTTAAATAATGTTCCTTTTCATGATACAGAGAAGAGTGGTTTAATAACACCAGAACTATGGTTTCGAAGTTGTCAATCACCATTAAATAGTCCTGCAGAGAATACATATTTAGTTGATACACATTTGACTCATGGTTTATCATCACCGCTTTGTGAGAACAGATCAATAGAAACAGAAGAAATTGATAATGAAAAATCAGTAGACCCACATAAAAAATGGCCCGGTAAAATCAATTCAGTGTGCACGAAGAAATGTACAAAATCCAATAATTGcaataaacataaaaagaatttttatacaGAAATTAATGAACATGATAAAGAACAATCTTTAGTAAATGAGAAAAGCAAATGTTGCCATTCCATGATTAATCAAACAAAttgtaaagaaaattatttaagaaaaaataatttgaattgtAAGGACTTCAAACAGGAATATGCGATGGATACCATGAATAATTCACATAGCCCTAAAGATAGCAACACATATTTAGAAAGGAACATACATGTAAAAAACATCAGAAATTTACAAGAAAAAGGATATGACACTCCaacagaaaatatattacaatcatCATCTTGGTTTTCAAACTCAACTTCACCTATAATGCATCATGAAATTCCATCTTTGTCTAAATCTTGCATAAATGAACCTAACCAAATAAGATATCAGAATCAGACCAATGTATTTTCAAGAAGTTCATCAGTTAAACAATCCAATCCAACTGAATTATTTCATTCATTACCTCCTACAACACTTCTGCCCCCTGTTACAGTTCTTGTACCATATCCtctacctatacctataccaaTTCCTATACCTATTCCAGTTCCTATATCAAcagcaatttttaataaattagtgACTGATAAAGAAGATTccataaatataaaagattcaaattgtaaaaatgtggaatgtaaaaattcaatagaaaataaatattccgtTTTTGATAAGCCACAGATTAAAACAACGAACTTATCAACAGCAGAAGACTCACAGCAAGTAAAATTAGATAAGTTTTCTTTTTCATCATCATCTCTGAAAACTAATACTGAAATCAATGATACTTCACACCAGTTACAACAGAATAAAAAActtttaagaaaaagaaaacgctcGAATAAAATCATTAATCATGAACATGAAAAAATTCAgttaaaaaaaaggaataactttatagcAACTTAA
- the LOC100650706 gene encoding golgin-45 isoform X1 — MASISNFTKDEPQTKSQVTGQIKRTQGDGMENATAKKVEVKQTKCPLGETLIYHPTNLKQLSSTPPVVPNGPIVNLIPKHVTNIKHDKHILSSLKLKEPKFVPYEPYKAAVNPIVPHEKKYRKLQRSNVNVNMVVSRVAAMKLHETKVSNDLKTADEDKSAESDWLIEKKAYEAEIQKLKEENSQLENQLKFQAQVNGELKNLLVAAVGEDLETKVHLLTEDKLQLSRALLNSAQNLSTHQEQTEWLAGQCEVWRSKFLASSLMVEELAKWKAALCQRTTDLQEAIKRLLEDRNLIRDISLKTYRILSILRENFDHAGRVSCKKHVLPSTNIIDLVQGCCQLAEILKVQLLCGVENITLQREINITGLDMKTLAEKTAEQLLMSPKLLMSGRQDVACSAVMGAAVAIGGQIFLPRSDSNITCCPHCSGEIKQI, encoded by the exons ATGGCcagtatttcaaattttacaaaaGATGAACCTCAAACTAAGTCACAAG TTACAGGCCAGATTAAACGTACGCAAGGTGATGGGATGGAAAATGCAACGGCTAAAAAAGTTGAAGTTAAACAGACAAAGTGCCCTCTTGGTGAAACATTAATTTATCATCCAACAAATTTGAAACAGTTAAGTTCAACTCCTCCAGTTGTGCCAAATGGTCCAATAGTAAATTTAATACCAAAGCATGTTACTAATATAAAACACGACAAACATATTTTAAGTTCATTAAAATTAAAGGAGCCAAAATTTGTTCCTTACGAACCTTATAAAGCTGCAGTCAATCCAATTGTTCCACATGAaaaaaagtatagaaaattgcaaagaagtaatgtaaatgtaaatatggTTGTCTCTCGAGTTGCTGCAATGAAACTTCATGAAACAAAGGTATCTAATGATTTAAAGACAGCAGATGAAGATAAGTCTGCAGAAAGTGATTGGTTGATAGAAAAAAAGGCATATGAAGCGGAAATACAAAAgcttaaagaagaaaatagtcAACTTGAAAATCAGTTGAAATTTCAAGCACAG GTCAatggagaattaaaaaatttattagtaGCTGCTGTTGGAGAAGATCTTGAAACAAAAGTTCATTTATTGACTGAAGATAAATTGCAACTTTCTCGAGCTCTTTTAAATTCTGCTCAAAATTTATCAACCCATCAAGAACAAACAGAGTGGTTAGCAGGTCAATGTGAAGTCTGGAGGAGTAAATTCTTAGCCAGTag CTTAATGGTTGAAGAACTTGCAAAATGGAAAGCAGCTCTTTGCCAAAGAACCACAGATCTTCAAGAAGCAATAAAAAGACTTCTAGAGGATCGAAATCTTATAAGAGATATATCCCTTAAGACATACAG GATACTTAGTATTTTGCGTGAAAATTTTGATCATGCTGGAAGGGTTTCTTGCAAAAAGCATGTATTACCAAGTACAAATATAATAGATTTAGTACAAGGCTGTTGTCAACTTGCAGAAATTCTAAAAGTTCAATTATTATGTGGTGTAGAAAACATTACTTTACaaagagaaattaatataaCTGGCTTAGATATGAAAACACTTGCCGAAAAGACTGCAGAGCAA CTTCTTATGAGTCCAAAGTTGCTCATGTCAGGAAGACAAGATGTAGCTTGTAGTGCAGTGATGGGAGCAGCTGTTGCAATTGGTGGCCAAATATTTCTTCCACGAAGTGATTCAAATATAACTTGTTGTCCTCATTGTAGTggtgaaattaaacaaatataa
- the LOC100650706 gene encoding golgin-45 isoform X3, with protein MENATAKKVEVKQTKCPLGETLIYHPTNLKQLSSTPPVVPNGPIVNLIPKHVTNIKHDKHILSSLKLKEPKFVPYEPYKAAVNPIVPHEKKYRKLQRSNVNVNMVVSRVAAMKLHETKVSNDLKTADEDKSAESDWLIEKKAYEAEIQKLKEENSQLENQLKFQAQVNGELKNLLVAAVGEDLETKVHLLTEDKLQLSRALLNSAQNLSTHQEQTEWLAGQCEVWRSKFLASSLMVEELAKWKAALCQRTTDLQEAIKRLLEDRNLIRDISLKTYRILSILRENFDHAGRVSCKKHVLPSTNIIDLVQGCCQLAEILKVQLLCGVENITLQREINITGLDMKTLAEKTAEQLLMSPKLLMSGRQDVACSAVMGAAVAIGGQIFLPRSDSNITCCPHCSGEIKQI; from the exons ATGGAAAATGCAACGGCTAAAAAAGTTGAAGTTAAACAGACAAAGTGCCCTCTTGGTGAAACATTAATTTATCATCCAACAAATTTGAAACAGTTAAGTTCAACTCCTCCAGTTGTGCCAAATGGTCCAATAGTAAATTTAATACCAAAGCATGTTACTAATATAAAACACGACAAACATATTTTAAGTTCATTAAAATTAAAGGAGCCAAAATTTGTTCCTTACGAACCTTATAAAGCTGCAGTCAATCCAATTGTTCCACATGAaaaaaagtatagaaaattgcaaagaagtaatgtaaatgtaaatatggTTGTCTCTCGAGTTGCTGCAATGAAACTTCATGAAACAAAGGTATCTAATGATTTAAAGACAGCAGATGAAGATAAGTCTGCAGAAAGTGATTGGTTGATAGAAAAAAAGGCATATGAAGCGGAAATACAAAAgcttaaagaagaaaatagtcAACTTGAAAATCAGTTGAAATTTCAAGCACAG GTCAatggagaattaaaaaatttattagtaGCTGCTGTTGGAGAAGATCTTGAAACAAAAGTTCATTTATTGACTGAAGATAAATTGCAACTTTCTCGAGCTCTTTTAAATTCTGCTCAAAATTTATCAACCCATCAAGAACAAACAGAGTGGTTAGCAGGTCAATGTGAAGTCTGGAGGAGTAAATTCTTAGCCAGTag CTTAATGGTTGAAGAACTTGCAAAATGGAAAGCAGCTCTTTGCCAAAGAACCACAGATCTTCAAGAAGCAATAAAAAGACTTCTAGAGGATCGAAATCTTATAAGAGATATATCCCTTAAGACATACAG GATACTTAGTATTTTGCGTGAAAATTTTGATCATGCTGGAAGGGTTTCTTGCAAAAAGCATGTATTACCAAGTACAAATATAATAGATTTAGTACAAGGCTGTTGTCAACTTGCAGAAATTCTAAAAGTTCAATTATTATGTGGTGTAGAAAACATTACTTTACaaagagaaattaatataaCTGGCTTAGATATGAAAACACTTGCCGAAAAGACTGCAGAGCAA CTTCTTATGAGTCCAAAGTTGCTCATGTCAGGAAGACAAGATGTAGCTTGTAGTGCAGTGATGGGAGCAGCTGTTGCAATTGGTGGCCAAATATTTCTTCCACGAAGTGATTCAAATATAACTTGTTGTCCTCATTGTAGTggtgaaattaaacaaatataa
- the LOC100650706 gene encoding golgin-45 isoform X2, whose protein sequence is MASISNFTKDEPQTKSQGQIKRTQGDGMENATAKKVEVKQTKCPLGETLIYHPTNLKQLSSTPPVVPNGPIVNLIPKHVTNIKHDKHILSSLKLKEPKFVPYEPYKAAVNPIVPHEKKYRKLQRSNVNVNMVVSRVAAMKLHETKVSNDLKTADEDKSAESDWLIEKKAYEAEIQKLKEENSQLENQLKFQAQVNGELKNLLVAAVGEDLETKVHLLTEDKLQLSRALLNSAQNLSTHQEQTEWLAGQCEVWRSKFLASSLMVEELAKWKAALCQRTTDLQEAIKRLLEDRNLIRDISLKTYRILSILRENFDHAGRVSCKKHVLPSTNIIDLVQGCCQLAEILKVQLLCGVENITLQREINITGLDMKTLAEKTAEQLLMSPKLLMSGRQDVACSAVMGAAVAIGGQIFLPRSDSNITCCPHCSGEIKQI, encoded by the exons ATGGCcagtatttcaaattttacaaaaGATGAACCTCAAACTAAGTCACAAG GCCAGATTAAACGTACGCAAGGTGATGGGATGGAAAATGCAACGGCTAAAAAAGTTGAAGTTAAACAGACAAAGTGCCCTCTTGGTGAAACATTAATTTATCATCCAACAAATTTGAAACAGTTAAGTTCAACTCCTCCAGTTGTGCCAAATGGTCCAATAGTAAATTTAATACCAAAGCATGTTACTAATATAAAACACGACAAACATATTTTAAGTTCATTAAAATTAAAGGAGCCAAAATTTGTTCCTTACGAACCTTATAAAGCTGCAGTCAATCCAATTGTTCCACATGAaaaaaagtatagaaaattgcaaagaagtaatgtaaatgtaaatatggTTGTCTCTCGAGTTGCTGCAATGAAACTTCATGAAACAAAGGTATCTAATGATTTAAAGACAGCAGATGAAGATAAGTCTGCAGAAAGTGATTGGTTGATAGAAAAAAAGGCATATGAAGCGGAAATACAAAAgcttaaagaagaaaatagtcAACTTGAAAATCAGTTGAAATTTCAAGCACAG GTCAatggagaattaaaaaatttattagtaGCTGCTGTTGGAGAAGATCTTGAAACAAAAGTTCATTTATTGACTGAAGATAAATTGCAACTTTCTCGAGCTCTTTTAAATTCTGCTCAAAATTTATCAACCCATCAAGAACAAACAGAGTGGTTAGCAGGTCAATGTGAAGTCTGGAGGAGTAAATTCTTAGCCAGTag CTTAATGGTTGAAGAACTTGCAAAATGGAAAGCAGCTCTTTGCCAAAGAACCACAGATCTTCAAGAAGCAATAAAAAGACTTCTAGAGGATCGAAATCTTATAAGAGATATATCCCTTAAGACATACAG GATACTTAGTATTTTGCGTGAAAATTTTGATCATGCTGGAAGGGTTTCTTGCAAAAAGCATGTATTACCAAGTACAAATATAATAGATTTAGTACAAGGCTGTTGTCAACTTGCAGAAATTCTAAAAGTTCAATTATTATGTGGTGTAGAAAACATTACTTTACaaagagaaattaatataaCTGGCTTAGATATGAAAACACTTGCCGAAAAGACTGCAGAGCAA CTTCTTATGAGTCCAAAGTTGCTCATGTCAGGAAGACAAGATGTAGCTTGTAGTGCAGTGATGGGAGCAGCTGTTGCAATTGGTGGCCAAATATTTCTTCCACGAAGTGATTCAAATATAACTTGTTGTCCTCATTGTAGTggtgaaattaaacaaatataa